In Candidatus Zixiibacteriota bacterium, the genomic window AGAAGAAACTCGCGCACGTGATCAATCAGGAGCTCTGCATCAAATGCGGCAAATGCTTCACGGTCTGCAACCCGCTCGCCGTGGTGAAGGACTGAGGTGACTATATGATTAACATCAAGATCAACGGACAGCCCGTCACCGCCGACCCGAATCGGACCATCCTCGAAACCGTCCATGACTTCAAGCTCGATTCGATTCCGACCCTCTGCTACGACCCCAAGCTCGAACCCTTCGGTTCCTGCTTCCTCTGCGTGGTCGAGGTTGCCGGTATGAGCAAGCTCGTCCCCGCTTGCGCCACCAAACCGTGGGAGGGAATGGACATCCAGACCCGGTCCCCCAAAGTCGTCTCCGCCCGCAAGACCTGTCTGGAACTGCTGGTCTCGAATCATTTCGCCGAGTGCTTCGGCGCCTGCCGCCTCAATTGCCCGGCCGATATCGATATCCAGGGCTACATGTCGCTGACGTACCTGGGCAAGTACCACGATGCGGTCAGGCTGATCAAAGAAAAGAACCCGTTCCCGTCGGTCTGCGGCCGCGTCTGCACCCGCAAATGCGAACTCGCCTGTCGCCGCAAGCTGATCGACGATGCCGTCGGTATCGACTACCTCAAGCGCTTTACCGCCGACAAAGATTTCGACGACATGTGGACGCCGGTGCCCAAGCCGCGCAACGGTAAGAAAGTTGCCATCATTGGCGGTGGTCCGGCTGGCCTCACCTGCGCCTATTACCTTGTCCTCGAAGGCTACGAGCCAACCGTCTTCGAGGCGTTGCCCGAACTCGGCGGCATGCTTCGCTATGGCATCCCCGAGTACCGCCTGCCGAAGGCGATCCTCGATAAGGAAATCAAGTGGATCACCGACCTTGGCGTTGAAGTCCACACCAACACGCGCCTCGGTGCCGATATCACCATCGACAGCCTCATGAACAATGGCTACAAGTCGGTCTTTGTCGGCCTCGGCGCGCAACTGGCCAAGTCAATGGGCATCGCCAATGAGCAAGTCCAGCGCGTCCTTGGCGGCGTCGATTTTCTCCGCGATGTCACCATGAACCAGGCCCCGCCGATCAAGGGCCGCGTCGTGGTCGTCGGCGGCGGCAACACCGCTATCGATGCTGCCCGCACCAGCCTGCGTCTCGGCGCGGACGAGGTCATCGTCCTCTATCGCCGCACCCGCAAGGAAATGCCGGCCAACGAACTGGAAATCGTCGCGGCGGAGCAGGAAGGTATCAAGATCAGCTACCTGGCCGCGCCGACTAAGATCAACTCCAGAGACGGCGTGCTCCAATCGATGGAATGCATCGAAATGGAACTCGGCGAACCCGACTCCTCCGGTCGCCGCCGTCCGGTCGAGAAGAAGGGCTCAAATTACCTCCTCGAATGCGACTGGGTGATTTCAGCGATTGGCCAAGAGGCCGATCTCGCCGGCGTCTCCAACGGCGACGGCGATGGCCACGATGTTGAACTCTCCAAGTGGCACACGATCATCGCCGCTGAGGGCACCTTTAACACCTCGCGTGAAGGCGTTTTCGCCGGCGGTGATGTCGTCACCGGCCCGGCAGATGCTATCGATGCGATCGCTGCCGGTCGCCTTGCTGCCTTCGCTATTATGAACTACATCGAGACCGGCAAGTACGAACGCCTGCGCCCGGTCTTCGCCAGCCGCAAAGACAACCTCAAGAAGTTCACCGCCGAGGACATCTGCGATCCGACTCCCAGTCAGCGCGTGCACCTCGCTGAACTGCCGGTGGAACAGCGCATCCGCAGCTTCCAGGAAGTTGAACTCGGTCTGACCGAAGAGCAGGCGCGCTTCGAAGCCTGCCGCTGCGTCGAGTGCGGCTGCCAGGTCGCCATGAACTGCAAACTGCAGGACTACTGTAGCGAGTACGGCGCCGACCAGACCAGGTACGCCGGCGCGTTCAATCGCTACAAAGTTGACACGCGCCACCCGTTCATCACGCTCGATTCCAATAAGTGCATTAACTGCGGGCGCTGCGTGCGCACCTGCGCCGATATCCTCGATGTCGCCGCCCTCGGTTTCGTCTATCGCGGCTTCAAGACCATGGTCAAACCGGCACTCGAAAAACCGTTGGCCGAAACTTCCTGCATCTCCTGTGGTAATTGTGTCGACGTCTGCCCGACTGGCGCGATCGTCGACAAGATGCCCTTCGGCCGCAGCGGACCGTGGCTCATGAACAAGGTCAAGAACGTTTGCAACTTCTGCTCGGTTGGCTGTAACGTCGAAATCAACGCCAAAGCCCCCGACCTGTTCTATGTCTCCGGCTCCTTCGCCGGCGAACCGAATTTCGGCGAACTCTGCGTCCGCGGTCGCTACGGCTATCAGCAATTGCTCGGCAACGAACGTCTCCGCCGGCCGCTCCTCCGCAAAGGCGGCGATTTGGTGCCCGCCACTTGGCCGGAGGTCTGGGAGCGAATCGAACAGGGCGTCAAAGATCTGCATCTTGAATACGGCCGCGACTCCCTGATGGTGGCTGCCTCGCCGAAACTGACCGACGAAGAACTCTATCTTGCCGGCAAGCTGGCCCGCGTCACCCTCGAAACCAACACCATCGGTAGCTTCCAGCAATTGGCCAGCGAAGGCGATTATCACGCGCTCGACAATATCCTGGGCACCACTTCGTCAACCTGCGGCAGCCGCGAACTTGAGGCGGCGGACTTGATCCTCCTCGTCAACTGCGACCCCTTCAAGGAAAACCCTGTCCTCGGCTTCCGTCTCAAGCGGATGCTCACGAAGGGCAAGCAGGCAATCGTGATTAATTCCTCCGACGTCGGCATCAATCGCTTCGCCTCGATCTGGCTCGATCCGCGCCGCGGCACGTCGACGCTTCTGCTCAACGCGCTTTCTGCCACCATCATTCAGCAGGATGGCCAGGATGATCGCTATCTGACCGACCGCACCGCCGGCTTTGATCGCTATCGCCGCCACGTCGAGGTGCTCGATCTCGATGAAGTCGAAGCAGTCACCGGAGTGCTCTCTGACAGGATTACCGCTTGCTCACAGCTGTTGCTCGATCCGAGCAAGAAGGTCGTGGCGATCTACAACCTCGACAGCCGTCGTGACCGCTCGCCCAATGATCTCAAAGCCCTCGCCTCGCTATTGCTGTTGACCGGACGTATCGGCACTCCCGGCAACGGCCTGATCCTGCTGTCCAACCAGGCGAATACCCGTGGCCTGCAGTTGGCTGGCTTTGACCAGCACCTGCTCCCGGGCGGCGCGCCGCTCAGTCTTGAAGGTGTGCAGCAGTTGACCGGAGTTTGGAAGTCGGATCTGGCTTGCCTGCTCAAGGCGCACCGTTCGTTCCGCGATGAATTCGCCGGCGATACGATCAAAGGCGCCTTCATCCTCGGCGAAAACCCCGCCATCGATCCCGAGTGGGCCAAGCGGATCGAGCAGTTGGAGTTTCTCGTCGTCGCCGATCTCTACGTGACTGAGACCGCTAAGATGGCCGATGTCGTCCTGCCGCTCAACTCCTACGTCGAAGACGAAGGCACCATCACCAATTGGGAAGGGCGGCGGCAAACAATCAAGTCCCTCGGCAAACCCCTCACCGGCCACAGTAACCTCGAAATCATCGCGCAGCTCATGCATGCCGCCGACGGCGGCGCCGCCGGCGTCGTCTACAGCCACGATTGGCTGCTTAAAGAGACGCACCAGCTCTTGCCGCCGCGCGAAACCGCGCCCGACAATCTGGCGCGTTTTGCCTCCGCGTTTCCGACCGCAACCGGTAAGGCGCACTTCGAGGTCTACCCGACCCAGATCAAGGCGACTGATGTCAAGTGCCCCAGTGTGCTTGTGCTCGATGAACGCACCGACACCCGCCTGGCGCAGTTGTTTGGCCAGATGTAGCCTGACTACGGTTCCACGATCCGCAATACAAAACGCCGTCGGAGTCTGACTCCGACGGCGTTTGCTTTGCCGCGACATCCGTGCCTCGATCTACTCTGATTTCTTCTCGATCTTCGCCCACGTGTCCTTGAGACTGACCGTGCGGTTGAAAACCAACCGGCCGTCCCGCGTTTCCAGATCGGTCGTGAAGTAACCCAATCGCAGGAACTGATAGTGCATCCCCGGCTTGGTCGCTTCCAGCGACGGCTCGACAATCGCATCAGTCAATACCTGCAGCGAATTCGGATTCAGCCCCGCCTTCCAATCCTGTCCCTCTGGCACGTCATCGGGGTTCTCCGACATAAACAGCCGATCGTAAAGCCGCACCTCGGCGCGCCGTCCGTGCGCCGCCGACACCCAGTGCAGTGTGCCCTTTACCTTCTTGGTCTCCGCCAGTGCGCCGCCCGACTTGGTCTCCGGATCATATGTACAATGCACCTCAACAATGTTCCCCGCAGCGTCCTTCCTCACGTCGGTGCACTTGATGATGTAGGCGTGCTTCAAGCGCACCTCGGCGCCGGGTGACAGCCGGAAATACTTCTTCGGCGGATCCTCGCGGAAATCGTCCTGCTCGATGTATACCTCGCGCGAAAACGGTATCTGCCGCCTGCCGGCGCTCTCATCCTCCGGATTGTTGATCGCTTCAAGTTGCTCTACCTGGCCTTCCGGATAATTCGTGATCACCAGCTTCAGCGGCCGCAACACCGCCATCACTCGTGGCGCGGTCTTGTTCAGATGCTCCCGCAGACAGTGCTCGAGCAGGGCAATATCCACCGTCGAATTCGCCTTCGCCACGCCGATCCGGTCGCAGAAATCTCGGATCGCCTCCGGCGTGTACCCGAGCCGCCGCATGCCGCGAATCGTCGGCAGCCGTGGATCGTCCCAGCCGCTGACCAATCCTTCTTTCACCAACTGCAGCAGCTTGCGCTTGCTCATGACCGTGTAGGTCAGATTCAGCCGCGCAAACTCGATTTGCCGCGGATGGTAAATCTCCAACTCATCGAGAAACCAATTATACAGCGGGCGGTGATCTTCAAATTCCAGCGTGCAGATCGAATGCGTAATCCGCTCGATCGAATCCGACTGTCCGTGCGCGAAATCGTACATCGGGTAGATGCACCACTTGTCGCCGGTGCGATGATGCGTGCTGCGCAGGATGCGATACAGCACCGGGTCGCGCAGGTTGATGTTGCCGCTCGCCATGTCGATCTTGGCGCGCAGCGTCTTCGACCCGTCCGGAAACTCGCCCCCGCGCATCCGTTCGAATAGATCAAGGTTCTCCTCGACCGAACGCCCGCGATACGGGCTCTCCTTACCTGGCGCCGTCAACGTGCCGCGATATTCCCGAATCTGGTCCGCATTGAGGTCGCAAACAAACGCCTTGCCCTTCTTGACCAGCTTGATTGCCCATTCATAAAGTTGGTCATAGTAGTCGGAGGCGTAGTATAGCCGGTCCTCCCAGTCGAAGCCGAGCCAGCGAACATCCTCGATGATCGCCTTGACATACTCGTCTTCTTCTTTCTCCGGATTGGTGTCGTCCATCCGCAGGTTGGTCTTGCCGCCGTATTCCGCCGCTACCCCGAAGTTCAGGCAGATCGACTTGGCGTGGCCGATATGAAGATAGCCGTTCGGCTCCGGCGGAAATCGCGTCTGCACCCGACCTTCATACTTGCCCGTTTTCAGGTCTTCTTCGATGATGTCCTTGATGAAATTTGACGGTCGGCTGGTCTCGGCACTCATAGTCTGTCGTCTTGATTCCGCTTTCTGCTTGATTATCGACAACTCCCAAGCGCCGATAACATCGCGACGGCCTCGGAATGGGGAAATACATATGCAATTTTCCTCCAAATGTTAAGCAAAAATTCGCGGCTGCATTTGACACTCGCTCTGATCAAAGCCGACCGATTCACCTTCGTATCATCTCCTCGTGCCCGCGCTTCTGAGCGATGATCCTCACATCAAAGCTCGGGACCGATCAGGTTCACAACGTCTTCAGCCTGCTGCGCGATCTTGATCTGCAAGTCTCCTCCTGAGCTGAAGCCGCAGCCACTTGCCGCATTCATTCAGACAGCAACTCCCGTCTCGCCTGCTGGCTCGCTCGTGCCGACCTGATAAATCGTCGTCCCGACCTCCAATTCCGCTTGCCGGATTGCCGCTTTTCGCTATTTTGCATGGAAATAGGAGAATATCTATGCAATTACTCGATACTGCGCGTCTGGCTATTCTGGCGAGCGTAATTGTTACCGCAACGGCCTCCGGCCAAGCCTGGAACTGGGGCAGGCAACTCGCCACCTACACTACCGGCGGCTACGGCACCAACAAAGTTACTGCTATTGCCACCGATCCCTCCGATAACATCTACCTCGTCGGCGACTTCGGCGACAGCGCACAATTCGGCGCCACCAAACTCAAGAGCGTCAGTGCCGGCGCGGACATGTTCGTGGCCCGGATGAACTCCGCCGGCAACACCGTTTGGGCCAAGCGCTTTGGCTCCTCCTACTTTCTCGATCAGGCGATCGACATCGTTACCGACTTCGATGGTAACGTCTACGTCGCCGGCGCTTTCAGCGGCACGCTCGATTGCGGCGGCGTCCAGGTCGCGAGCACTGCCACTTCGATGGCTGCCCTCGTGAAGTACAACAGCAACGGCGATGCTCAATGGGCCTCGCTGATCCCCGGCGTCATCAGCGGTCCCGGCGGCTTGCTCTACTCCGGCACCAACATCTATGTCGCCGCCGGTCGCACACTCGCCAAGTTCACCCTTGATGGCGACACCGTCTGGACCCATATCATGCCGGCCAGCAGCAGTAACACCGTCAGCTATCGCGACATCGCCATCGATGTTTGGGGCTGCCTGCTCGTCACCGGGCGCATGACCGGCACGCTCACTTACGGTACCGATGTGCTCTCAACCGCAAGCGGCACCGATCCCGACATCTTCGTGGTCAAGTTCGAGCCCGACGGCTCCTTCATGTGGGCGCGGCGCGGCGGCGCGGTTTCAACACCCGGTCAGGAGGATATCGGCCATGCGGTTGCCACCTCCGATCATGGTGATGTCTACATTGTCGGCGAGTACCAGGGCAAGGCCGGGTTCGATACCGACACCGTCAACGCCGGCAGCGCTATCGCCGGGTCGTGTCTTATCAAGTACAACTCCGATGGCGTCGTGCAGTGGGCAATCGGCTCCAGCGGCCCGCTCGGCTCAACCTATCGCGCCCGCGGCCTTCGCGTCCTGGCCAACAACGATCTCCTCGTCGCAGGCAACTACGCCGTCGGCGTCACCTTTCCCGGTTCCATCGTCAACATTTCCAGTCCCGCGGATGTCCTTTGCCTCCGCATCAATGCCGACGGCACCATCCTCTGGAGCGCGCGCAGCACCGGCCTGATCACCAATACTTACCCGCTCTGTCTGGCGCTCAATCCCAATCGATCCGCCGCCTATATCGGTGGGCAGTTTCATGCCGCTGTCACC contains:
- a CDS encoding molybdopterin-dependent oxidoreductase: MINIKINGQPVTADPNRTILETVHDFKLDSIPTLCYDPKLEPFGSCFLCVVEVAGMSKLVPACATKPWEGMDIQTRSPKVVSARKTCLELLVSNHFAECFGACRLNCPADIDIQGYMSLTYLGKYHDAVRLIKEKNPFPSVCGRVCTRKCELACRRKLIDDAVGIDYLKRFTADKDFDDMWTPVPKPRNGKKVAIIGGGPAGLTCAYYLVLEGYEPTVFEALPELGGMLRYGIPEYRLPKAILDKEIKWITDLGVEVHTNTRLGADITIDSLMNNGYKSVFVGLGAQLAKSMGIANEQVQRVLGGVDFLRDVTMNQAPPIKGRVVVVGGGNTAIDAARTSLRLGADEVIVLYRRTRKEMPANELEIVAAEQEGIKISYLAAPTKINSRDGVLQSMECIEMELGEPDSSGRRRPVEKKGSNYLLECDWVISAIGQEADLAGVSNGDGDGHDVELSKWHTIIAAEGTFNTSREGVFAGGDVVTGPADAIDAIAAGRLAAFAIMNYIETGKYERLRPVFASRKDNLKKFTAEDICDPTPSQRVHLAELPVEQRIRSFQEVELGLTEEQARFEACRCVECGCQVAMNCKLQDYCSEYGADQTRYAGAFNRYKVDTRHPFITLDSNKCINCGRCVRTCADILDVAALGFVYRGFKTMVKPALEKPLAETSCISCGNCVDVCPTGAIVDKMPFGRSGPWLMNKVKNVCNFCSVGCNVEINAKAPDLFYVSGSFAGEPNFGELCVRGRYGYQQLLGNERLRRPLLRKGGDLVPATWPEVWERIEQGVKDLHLEYGRDSLMVAASPKLTDEELYLAGKLARVTLETNTIGSFQQLASEGDYHALDNILGTTSSTCGSRELEAADLILLVNCDPFKENPVLGFRLKRMLTKGKQAIVINSSDVGINRFASIWLDPRRGTSTLLLNALSATIIQQDGQDDRYLTDRTAGFDRYRRHVEVLDLDEVEAVTGVLSDRITACSQLLLDPSKKVVAIYNLDSRRDRSPNDLKALASLLLLTGRIGTPGNGLILLSNQANTRGLQLAGFDQHLLPGGAPLSLEGVQQLTGVWKSDLACLLKAHRSFRDEFAGDTIKGAFILGENPAIDPEWAKRIEQLEFLVVADLYVTETAKMADVVLPLNSYVEDEGTITNWEGRRQTIKSLGKPLTGHSNLEIIAQLMHAADGGAAGVVYSHDWLLKETHQLLPPRETAPDNLARFASAFPTATGKAHFEVYPTQIKATDVKCPSVLVLDERTDTRLAQLFGQM
- a CDS encoding glutamine--tRNA ligase/YqeY domain fusion protein, with protein sequence MSAETSRPSNFIKDIIEEDLKTGKYEGRVQTRFPPEPNGYLHIGHAKSICLNFGVAAEYGGKTNLRMDDTNPEKEEDEYVKAIIEDVRWLGFDWEDRLYYASDYYDQLYEWAIKLVKKGKAFVCDLNADQIREYRGTLTAPGKESPYRGRSVEENLDLFERMRGGEFPDGSKTLRAKIDMASGNINLRDPVLYRILRSTHHRTGDKWCIYPMYDFAHGQSDSIERITHSICTLEFEDHRPLYNWFLDELEIYHPRQIEFARLNLTYTVMSKRKLLQLVKEGLVSGWDDPRLPTIRGMRRLGYTPEAIRDFCDRIGVAKANSTVDIALLEHCLREHLNKTAPRVMAVLRPLKLVITNYPEGQVEQLEAINNPEDESAGRRQIPFSREVYIEQDDFREDPPKKYFRLSPGAEVRLKHAYIIKCTDVRKDAAGNIVEVHCTYDPETKSGGALAETKKVKGTLHWVSAAHGRRAEVRLYDRLFMSENPDDVPEGQDWKAGLNPNSLQVLTDAIVEPSLEATKPGMHYQFLRLGYFTTDLETRDGRLVFNRTVSLKDTWAKIEKKSE
- a CDS encoding T9SS type A sorting domain-containing protein, with the protein product MQLLDTARLAILASVIVTATASGQAWNWGRQLATYTTGGYGTNKVTAIATDPSDNIYLVGDFGDSAQFGATKLKSVSAGADMFVARMNSAGNTVWAKRFGSSYFLDQAIDIVTDFDGNVYVAGAFSGTLDCGGVQVASTATSMAALVKYNSNGDAQWASLIPGVISGPGGLLYSGTNIYVAAGRTLAKFTLDGDTVWTHIMPASSSNTVSYRDIAIDVWGCLLVTGRMTGTLTYGTDVLSTASGTDPDIFVVKFEPDGSFMWARRGGAVSTPGQEDIGHAVATSDHGDVYIVGEYQGKAGFDTDTVNAGSAIAGSCLIKYNSDGVVQWAIGSSGPLGSTYRARGLRVLANNDLLVAGNYAVGVTFPGSIVNISSPADVLCLRINADGTILWSARSTGLITNTYPLCLALNPNRSAAYIGGQFHAAVTFGPNTMSLAGGAQDGFVAQMDVSVATAADDDITDPLPRSFNLSQNYPNPFNPTTTIEYRVPHATEVALAVYNLLGERVRTLVDQPLPAGDHSVLWDGRDDSGHAVASGVYLYRLRVGAVTETRKMTLLK